In Rhodospirillaceae bacterium, a single genomic region encodes these proteins:
- a CDS encoding ABC transporter substrate-binding protein, protein MEAHETKQMKQTKRKNAKAKLEETQMRTQLGSKTVCYHRRSMLTAAAGVAFAIGGAAVLGTLTAAPAQSENKVSVRLDYYAGPEQAGFWVAKAKGWYAAQGLNVDLKEGQGSDSTAQLVAAGRETFGFVTGDALLRANSKGADLMMVAMPIQDSGLGFAVRKDSDIRSPNDLVGKSYADSPGSAGIGLLRAVCEVNNIDCGKIKIVTLPTQAVIPGFLEGKFDAVVSNDWWPSGYTGSGPVRFINYRDHKVPSLGWGIVAKKKTLSESGSAARKFVQATMRGFDYAFANPKELYGIISKQVKKYYYDEAANVAALSAFVTRTPNAKGKALGWMSLDDWKNAIAVLTKYAGLKNAPAAKDVFTNEYISGN, encoded by the coding sequence ATGGAGGCACACGAGACAAAACAGATGAAACAAACGAAACGGAAAAATGCAAAAGCCAAACTGGAGGAAACGCAGATGAGAACGCAACTTGGATCAAAGACAGTCTGTTATCATCGTCGCTCGATGTTGACAGCCGCAGCAGGCGTTGCTTTCGCGATTGGTGGTGCGGCCGTTCTCGGCACGCTTACCGCGGCACCGGCGCAATCCGAGAATAAGGTCTCGGTCCGCCTCGACTACTACGCCGGGCCCGAGCAGGCCGGATTTTGGGTTGCAAAGGCGAAAGGCTGGTACGCCGCCCAGGGCTTGAACGTCGACCTGAAGGAGGGCCAGGGCTCGGATTCCACCGCACAGCTCGTCGCTGCCGGCAGGGAAACCTTCGGTTTCGTAACCGGGGATGCCCTGCTGCGAGCGAACAGCAAGGGTGCCGACCTCATGATGGTGGCGATGCCAATCCAGGATTCGGGCCTTGGATTCGCGGTCCGGAAGGATTCCGACATTCGCTCGCCGAACGATCTTGTCGGGAAGTCCTACGCGGATTCGCCCGGGTCGGCAGGCATCGGGCTTCTCCGCGCCGTATGCGAGGTCAACAATATCGACTGCGGCAAGATCAAGATCGTAACCCTTCCGACGCAGGCGGTTATTCCCGGCTTTCTCGAGGGCAAGTTCGACGCCGTGGTCTCCAACGATTGGTGGCCGTCCGGATATACCGGCTCCGGGCCCGTCCGCTTCATCAACTACCGGGACCACAAGGTGCCGTCGCTGGGGTGGGGCATCGTTGCTAAAAAGAAAACCCTGAGCGAGAGCGGTTCGGCGGCCCGGAAATTCGTCCAGGCGACGATGCGGGGCTTCGACTATGCATTCGCGAATCCGAAAGAGCTTTACGGCATCATCTCGAAGCAGGTGAAGAAATACTACTACGACGAGGCGGCGAACGTCGCAGCGCTTTCGGCATTCGTAACACGCACGCCGAACGCCAAGGGCAAGGCGCTCGGATGGATGTCGCTCGACGATTGGAAGAATGCGATCGCTGTCCTGACGAAGTATGCGGGATTGAAAAATGCGCCGGCTGCCAAGGATGTGTTCACGAACGAATACATCAGCGGCAACTGA
- a CDS encoding ABC transporter permease — protein sequence MTILLVLIAWELWIRLGDVPLYVFAAPSDALLAAVTEWSTLAPEAAVTMKEVALGFALAVVVGIGLALLIDTSMRFERAVYPYLVATQVIPIIALAPAIVIWFGYGLLSKVLIVAIFGVFVVTIDTLTGLRMIEEERLYLARSMGAGTVAIFFKIRLPHALPSIFGGVKLAAAFSVIGAVVAEFIGAHSGLGRLIIVAQTRLETVTMLAAIIWLAALGVGVYFLIEFIEKRAIRWHVSRRLEETHLT from the coding sequence TTGACGATTTTGCTCGTGCTGATCGCCTGGGAACTCTGGATCCGGCTGGGCGACGTTCCGCTGTACGTCTTCGCAGCGCCGTCCGACGCGCTCCTTGCCGCGGTTACCGAGTGGTCTACGCTCGCCCCCGAGGCCGCGGTCACCATGAAGGAAGTGGCTCTCGGCTTCGCCCTCGCGGTCGTCGTGGGCATCGGGCTCGCCTTGCTGATAGACACCTCGATGCGGTTCGAGCGCGCCGTCTATCCGTACCTTGTCGCAACCCAGGTGATCCCGATCATCGCGCTTGCGCCGGCGATCGTGATCTGGTTCGGCTACGGGCTGCTCTCGAAAGTCCTGATCGTCGCGATTTTCGGAGTCTTCGTCGTCACGATCGACACGTTGACCGGCCTGCGCATGATCGAAGAAGAAAGGCTCTACCTTGCCCGGTCTATGGGCGCCGGCACCGTCGCCATATTTTTCAAGATCCGGCTTCCCCATGCGCTGCCCAGTATTTTCGGAGGCGTCAAGCTGGCGGCGGCCTTCTCGGTCATCGGCGCCGTCGTCGCGGAATTCATCGGCGCCCACAGCGGCCTCGGCCGCCTGATCATCGTGGCTCAAACCCGTCTCGAAACCGTCACCATGCTTGCCGCGATCATCTGGCTCGCGGCGTTAGGGGTCGGTGTCTACTTTCTCATCGAGTTTATCGAAAAGCGGGCCATTCGCTGGCACGTTTCAAGGCGACTCGAAGAAACCCATTTGACGTAG
- a CDS encoding ABC transporter permease — MRLPIGSRRSGRFPYSAAGIVLGLAVWEAGVRLGDIPHYVLPPLTEVLRTAVEESGYLLAETWVTFQEIVAGFLLSVIVGISLAFLIVSVRTIGKSIYPILVISQVIPKIVFAPVFLVLFGFGMTSKILIAFLLSFFPIVIDTVLGLRSTSVEALHFARSTGAGSMRTLLLIRFPNALPQMFAGLKLAATFSVTGAVLSEFIGADQGLGRAMLKASAGRETDVVFAGVLYISAVGFGMFLLMQYLESVVAYWHVSQRRRRALAG, encoded by the coding sequence TTGCGCCTGCCGATCGGAAGCCGCCGATCGGGCCGGTTTCCCTACTCCGCCGCCGGAATCGTCTTGGGTCTCGCGGTCTGGGAGGCGGGTGTGCGTCTCGGAGACATCCCGCACTACGTGCTGCCGCCGCTGACCGAGGTGCTTCGGACGGCGGTCGAAGAGAGCGGCTACCTGCTTGCCGAGACCTGGGTAACGTTTCAGGAAATCGTAGCCGGGTTCCTGTTGAGTGTCATCGTCGGGATTTCACTGGCATTCCTGATCGTGTCGGTGCGCACGATCGGCAAGAGCATCTATCCGATCCTGGTCATTTCGCAGGTGATTCCAAAGATCGTGTTTGCCCCGGTATTCCTGGTCCTGTTCGGATTCGGAATGACCTCGAAAATCCTCATCGCATTCCTGCTTTCCTTCTTCCCGATCGTGATCGACACGGTCCTCGGGTTGCGTTCAACGTCCGTGGAAGCCCTGCATTTTGCCCGCTCGACAGGTGCGGGATCGATGCGCACGTTGCTTTTGATTCGCTTCCCGAACGCCCTCCCTCAAATGTTTGCCGGGCTGAAGCTCGCCGCCACCTTTTCGGTCACCGGCGCCGTTCTCTCCGAGTTCATCGGCGCCGACCAGGGACTCGGGCGTGCCATGCTGAAGGCGAGTGCGGGCCGCGAAACCGATGTCGTCTTTGCGGGTGTGCTCTACATCAGCGCGGTCGGCTTCGGCATGTTTCTGCTCATGCAGTATCTCGAAAGCGTGGTCGCATACTGGCACGTTTCGCAGCGTCGCCGGCGGGCGCTGGCGGGGTGA
- a CDS encoding site-specific DNA-methyltransferase, producing MTVLQTDRIIHGDCIRVMESLPAASVDLVFADPPYNLQLGGELHRPDNSRVDGVDDAWDRFDSFAAYDSFTRAWLAAVRRVLKPDGALWAIGTYHNIFRVGAAMQDLGFWIVNDVIWRKTNPMPNFRGTRFANAHETLIWAARSEASRYSFNYEAMKTANDDLQMRSDWLLPICIGAERLKGADGKKLHATQKPEALLSRILLATTKPGDVVLDPFFGSGTTGAVARRLHRRWIGIERDAGYVAAARQRIAGVSPLLDAELAASPSKRDQPRIPFGWIVERGLIAPGDVLFDRRRRHRARVRADGSLIHADMTGSIHKVGAHVQGAPSCNGWMFWHVERDGEAVPIDRFRQKLRAELD from the coding sequence ATGACTGTTCTTCAGACCGACCGGATCATTCACGGCGATTGCATCCGGGTCATGGAGTCCCTGCCGGCCGCGTCGGTCGACCTGGTATTCGCCGACCCGCCCTACAATCTTCAGCTCGGCGGCGAACTGCACCGGCCGGACAACAGCCGGGTCGACGGCGTGGACGACGCCTGGGACCGGTTCGACAGCTTCGCCGCCTACGACAGCTTCACGCGGGCCTGGCTGGCGGCGGTCCGGCGCGTCCTGAAACCGGACGGCGCGCTGTGGGCCATCGGCACCTACCACAATATCTTTCGGGTCGGCGCAGCGATGCAGGATCTCGGCTTCTGGATCGTCAACGACGTGATCTGGCGCAAGACCAACCCGATGCCGAATTTCCGCGGCACCCGTTTCGCCAACGCCCATGAGACGCTGATCTGGGCGGCGCGCAGCGAGGCGTCGCGTTACAGTTTCAACTATGAGGCCATGAAGACCGCCAACGACGATCTGCAGATGCGCAGCGACTGGCTGCTGCCGATCTGCATCGGCGCGGAACGGTTGAAGGGCGCCGACGGCAAGAAGCTGCACGCGACGCAGAAGCCGGAAGCCCTGCTGAGCCGGATTCTGCTGGCGACGACGAAGCCGGGCGATGTCGTCCTCGACCCGTTTTTCGGCAGCGGCACGACCGGCGCGGTCGCCAGACGCCTGCACCGCCGCTGGATTGGCATCGAACGCGACGCCGGTTATGTCGCAGCCGCCCGGCAGCGGATCGCCGGCGTGTCGCCGCTGCTCGACGCTGAACTTGCCGCCAGCCCCTCGAAGCGGGACCAGCCGCGGATTCCGTTCGGCTGGATCGTCGAGCGCGGCCTGATCGCGCCGGGCGACGTCCTGTTCGACCGGCGGCGCCGGCATCGCGCCCGGGTGCGCGCCGACGGCAGCCTGATCCACGCCGACATGACCGGCTCTATCCACAAGGTCGGCGCCCACGTCCAGGGTGCGCCGTCGTGCAACGGCTGGATGTTCTGGCATGTCGAGCGCGACGGCGAGGCCGTGCCGATCGACCGGTTCCGCCAGAAACTGCGCGCCGAACTGGACTGA
- a CDS encoding ribonuclease HII, whose amino-acid sequence MPDFAAERALAGAAGGTREILVAGVDEAGRGPLAGPVVAAAVCFPGLALPPAVRGLIDDSKRLTPARREAAFAAILEAGTVGTGAASVAEIDRLNILRATMLAMQRAVAALEVPPAAVLVDGNRAPDLPCPARPVVGGDRQSLSIAAASIVAKVTRDRIMARLAAEHPGYGWERNAGYGVAAHRAALAALGPTPHHRRTFAPVRDMLADIE is encoded by the coding sequence CGAGAAATCCTGGTCGCCGGGGTCGACGAGGCCGGGCGCGGGCCGCTGGCCGGCCCGGTCGTTGCGGCCGCCGTGTGCTTCCCCGGCCTGGCGCTGCCGCCCGCGGTGCGCGGCCTGATCGACGATTCGAAACGGCTCACGCCGGCCCGGCGCGAGGCCGCCTTTGCCGCGATTCTCGAAGCCGGGACGGTCGGCACAGGCGCGGCCAGCGTCGCGGAAATCGACCGGCTCAACATCCTCCGCGCGACAATGCTCGCCATGCAGCGCGCCGTCGCCGCGCTAGAGGTGCCGCCGGCGGCGGTGCTGGTCGACGGCAACCGGGCGCCGGACCTGCCCTGCCCGGCGCGCCCGGTGGTCGGCGGCGACCGGCAGTCCCTGTCGATCGCCGCGGCCTCCATCGTCGCCAAGGTGACCCGCGACCGCATCATGGCGCGGCTCGCCGCCGAGCATCCCGGCTATGGCTGGGAGCGCAACGCCGGCTATGGCGTGGCCGCGCACCGGGCCGCGCTCGCCGCCCTCGGCCCGACGCCGCACCACCGGCGAACCTTCGCGCCCGTGCGGGATATGCTGGCGGACATTGAATGA